A stretch of DNA from Acropora palmata chromosome 12, jaAcrPala1.3, whole genome shotgun sequence:
aaaaaagatttttgcgaaaagaatgtaaagaatACTCTATTCTTTGTATAACCGCGTTAGTGATTACcgacaaaattgtattggttgttcattgatgctattgaATGTTTAAccatggttaaaaattttattgaatatattgttcactaaaatgaatgcccgatcacgcaaaagaatattcttttaatgttatcGAATATACAatacgcgcaaatgaaagttgctttgaggaatttgaatgccgcaagacgttaatgaaagtctcgaaacttaattgaatgtttacaattatgcagatatccttGTAGAGGGTACATTTCGCGCAATTGAATGCCGATTGGCGCAAATGAACGCATTTTCGCGTTATTGTCcgacttttagtgcaaatgattgcatattttctctaaatgaacagcaaaaggtgtagtagtaataatagtgataataataataataataataataataataataaccataataatattaataataataatagttataatagtaataatggtGGTAATGTTAAGTTCAACATTGACAAGTCAGTAGATTCCCTGCTTTAAAGGATGTGTATCCAAAAGTGTGAAACAATAAACCACATTCTAAGTGAGTGTAAGATATTGGCACAGACAGAGTACAATAGAAGACACGACAATATGCCAGATTGGTCCACTGGAGACTCTGTTGTAACTATGACAAGGGTAGAGGTGAGAAATGGTAGAACATCAACCGGAAGGGGTAgtgggaaatgaaaaatgtaagatCTTGTCTTCTCAGTGTGACCATACTGTCGAGGCCAGAAGACCtgatattgttgtttttgagaaagaaaaaaacagggCAATCATAGTGGACATATCTTCACCCTGGGACCACAGAGTGTATAaaaaggaaggtgaaaagattgagaaatatcagaaccttaagagagaaattggaagactATGGGGGACTACGCATCTGGAAGTAGTTCCTGTAGTCGTTGGCGCACTCGGAGTAGTAAGCAAGAGGTTGGATTTATGACTTGAGAAGCTAGGTGTTATGATCAGAACGGgactgttacagaaaacagccttgttaggcaGAGCTAGGATTGTAAGGAAACCGTTGGGAAGctaaaggagaagaaatgacacaaaggacctttggccattcgctatggctcgctcctttggtgtaatgtcggcataacatcCCCTGGAGCTAAAGCATTTTCATTTacatactaataataataataataataataataataataataataataatgtcttTATATATGGCCTTGTATTTCCGCTCATCCAAGTTCCTGGCACAAATGAAGCTGTCCCTCCAATTACAATAACATCCGCAAATTCAGTTGTTGGCCAGAATTTCAAACTCACCTCATATCGAAAACTGATAATTATGCATTTTGTATTAATAAACCATAAACTCTGTGAGACCAAGATAGCGAAAGGCCCATAAAAACAATGGAACGTTTACCCATTTGGCATCTTTGTGGACATAGAATTATTAAGGATTGACGAGTTTAGTATTAcggaaaaaatttaaatataaaatttagACCCTATTTGCTCAAAGTAACCGatattttgcatttataaATTTCAAAGAACGCCATTACACcacaattcaaacaaaaatacaagttAAGTTAAGTATTTAACTATTGAGGTGGGCTTAAGCCTTTTTTATAACGGTAATCCTAGCAACGGTTTTAGGTAAAATTTAAATAGAACTTTGTGAGTCCACTTAGGTATCGATCctccatttcttttctttagcgttgttgttttgatgtgTACATACGTgaagacaatttttaaaagtacCTGCAGCGCGATTATttgtcttttgtctttttacaCCAACATCATCGCTATTGGTTGGTGTTCCCTTGCCACCGAGGTCTTTGCTTCGACTTCCTTATGTGAAAGTGAACGTGTCCCACATTAgcgaattttaaattctccCCGCGGCTTGTTTAGTCATACAGTATATCAGAACCGTTGAACTAGAGTTTAGAACTATGAcgaactgaaaaattaaagtccTATATCTGACAGAATAATTGTCATTCCttttttgttgatgttgttgttgctgttataGATCTCTAtctcattctttttttttattatcatagctttttcttctttttttttaataaatgcaTGGAAACATTTTTTCGATTCAAGATCTTTGTTCTCTCAGTTAGTCTAAAGTTGTAACTTCCACATCTGTCAAAGGTGACAGATAAACGCGGAAAATTGGAGCAGCATTAAATTAATTCATGTTTCGCCCTTTAGATAAACTCTCTGACGTCACTTCAAACTCACGTCAACTCTATTGGAGTGACTTCTTTAAGTTACAATGTTATTTCAGTGTTGTTTTGCCAATACCAGATTAAGTTTGCTTGGCTTGAAATTCATCTCCGTGTTCGCATGGAAGGTAGGGGCCCTTTTTCTTGTTCCTATTTGGCACAATTTGAacttttatggaaaaaaaaaaaatatgtaaaaaggaagaaagaaaggaaacagGGAGCAGGGTTGAGTTTCATTAAACCTCACAAAGGCATGGTCAAAACTCTGAAACAAAACCGAATCTTTTTAAACTTTAGTAGCAATGTTTACACTCTAAAGAGTGAAATTGAAGAAGacaattataaaaaaatatatatattgattTCATTTGTAGGAACTGCGaatgaatgcaattttttcACCATTATTCTGGTTAAACTAAAATCGTTCTGTGCGAATTTAATTATATGTGCAAAGTTTGAGATTTCTACCAGGCAACCCCTGTGCACAGTCAATCAGTTTTTAAATTTCCCCATTTGAAGGAAAAGTCGtctagttaaaaaaaaaaaaaaaaaaaaaaaaaactaaataactAACGTTTTGCCACAAAAATACCTTAGGCTTATTAAAACGTGTCAATGATGTGACACATTTTATAATGGCTAAGCATCACTGATTAGCAAAATGTAAACTAAAACCCATCTTAGGGCGACAAATTGCACGTTTCTGTTTGCAtattatcataaattattgAGGTAAACGAGGTCTATTTGATGCAATTTATATTACCTGGGAAGCTCGTAAACAAACATAGCAACTTGAAATATCacatacttttcttttctataatGAAGCGAAGCTCCTCGAGCTCTTTGTGTCGCAAAGGCAAGGTTAAAATAAATAgacacaaaaattatttaaaagttGCAACATCTCCCGAACATTGAGACTTTAACACATGGTCTACCTTTGCAAGATGAGCTTCCAATTGCCAGGACGGCCAGTCGATTCTAAGAACAGTACTgcgaaaatttaaattgaaacGCTGCTTTTCTTGGAAGAAATGTTCGTATTTGCCCTCTACATCTTCACTGCAAATCGTAAGCTACTCGCCTTTCTATGATTATTTCATAAATTTCTTTCGATGATTACATTGTTTGAacaatttatttcctttagcTGCTTTCAGTGGCCATGTTTATTCgttatgtatgtatatatttaaTTTCCACGTTATCTGTTCATCCAGACATGCCACACTCTTAAATGCCATTTAATTCAACTATTCCATTGTGTAATCAGTTCagtaatttaaaaattgtttccttAGTTACATCATCTTTTGCGATGGGTAAACTTCTCCTGCCAAATTAAAAGATTGCACTGAATCTCTATTTTGGCAAgattaaactttattttcacacTTCAGAAGTTTTCATAAGGGTAAGTTGCAGTGTTGAGAAATTCCCAAATTACACCACCTGAGCGTTAGGCCTAAGAAAGGAAATAGCCCCACATAAGgagagagaaaaactctgaccatgGTGGGATTCAACCCACGACGTTTGGATCACCGTTGCTCCACCGGCTGAGTTGCAAGGCCAGGACGGGAGCAGGCCGCTAGATCATTCTACTATCAGTGCTATATTGCCAACGTTCAATACGTAACCCTTGATTTCAATTTAAGGCCAGGTGTATCTATCACACTAGATGCCCTGGCGCTATTAACTATGCCTTGCAGTTAATCAtgtttttattcccatggTGGGATGGCTGGAATTAGGTGTGAAAGGACTTCAATTGTATAATGACGAAAAAAggacgaaaaagaaaactaccCGATATTCTAGGTTTCTCGCGTTGGCTTGACGAGAATGAGgtagttaacaacaaaaaggTTATTTAACCGCATTAAtctacatttgaaaattttacgatgaactggaaacaaaaaatttcctTTCGAAAATCTCTCGTGTAGGCTCTACACTTTTCTAAAATAGCGTACTCGCAACAAAATGTAATCTTGTCTTGACAATCTTTCTTCTAGTTAAATCAATACAATTTATTTCAGGCTTTGCTAAAATTTGGAGACTCACAAATAAGATGTCCATGATGCTCTATGTATTTTACTTGATGTTCATGATCAGCGCAAGGCAGACAAATGGCGAGCAATGCAAAGTTTATCAAGTCTCAATTTATGGCAAAGCACTCCACGGCCACACCTATAAAACTGCGAAGGTTAGGGGACTGTTTACCTGCTATGTGCTGTGTGATAGAGATCCAGTGAGCAAGAGTTGTAACTTCAAACATACAAAAGATATTTGCGAAATGAATAACCAGACCAAGGAAACCAAACCAAATGACTTTATCTCAGATGAGCAAAGCTACTATATAAAACGCACAGGTGGGTTCAACAGCTAGCTgactttttgacaaaaagaTTACTAATAGGCGGCAGCCAATTATTACACTTTGCAATTGATGAAAGCATAAGCATATCCagtcttctttcctttttttttttcctttactgaataaatgaaaatgtattcagttcaatgacttttttccctcttgaaaacttgaaaaagctTCTATATTATTATAGTGCACTAATAACATGTCAAGGAAAAGACAGAGCTTAGCAAGgtgacgtttttgagccactgGCGGAAGCCAGAACTAAAGATTTTGCATGTCAGGAGAGTGGTCTATCCCAGATTTTCAACCTGATCGTTTCGGCTAGTAATTATGCTTAAAAATATGAATGTGACAGtgtgaaaaaaagttaagTAGAAAAACAGGTCACCTCTGTTAACCcgccgtggctcaaaaacgtctctTGCTTAAGCGCCCTAGAGAAAAGAGCAAGTCGTTCTAGTAACATTTTACAACATAAAAAGTTCATTACTTGGAATCTTGGGCTGATTTAATTGTCACAAGTGATGTTGAAGTGAAGGGGCGCTTATTGAAATTGGCACACATTTGGTATCATTAATTACGTCCTGGACAAAtcttaacatttttttcgtCCGGCGTGATGGTCTGTATCTTCTTTCATTTAACAGCCGATATCGATAATGAACGCATGTAAGGTTCCTGATTGCCTTGTGTTCAACTAAAGATTTTCTCTACTTTGTTTAATTTAGATGTCGACGAATGCACGGCGTTTCCCAACATCTGTGGCGCCAACGCCGATTGCCACAATACAGACGGATCTTACATTTGCAATTGTAAGACTGGTTACTCCGGCGACGGTAAAACTTGCTCCAGAGGTAAGGACCTCTTCTAGTTGAAGTACAACAtctgaaatattttattgcgCACTAATTGGTTTATATTTATCACGAGACACATAAAGAATTAATTTATGCAACCGTTggtttttgagagataattaattTGTCCAAAGATTGTACTTATGAAACGAGTCCTATCATGATAAGTAGATGAAACACCAAATAGGTACTCGTTAGAGCTAAAAATTGACAGGAGTGAAGTATAAACGCACGGGTGGTTTGtgaaacaaaagtaaataCAGACGGCTTCAACTCCACGTACGTAATAGAGAAACCAAAGCGGGAATTTCAAGTTCAGGGGTAACTTTTGGTTAATTTCATCAATGGCAAGTTTAGTACACTGCTATTCCTTGCATGAAATATTTGATTGATTAAGAAACCGAACGCTTAAAGAAAGGGAGCCTTTATGCATCCATTACTTATTTTTCTCGTCAAAATATGTTTAGGGTTTATTTGAGGTCCTTGGGTTTAAACTGAATGGACAGGGCTTTTtcatatatacacatataaaATACGGGCTTTTTCTACAAGACTGCTTTCCATTTGACGGCAGTGGAACTACTCTGCAAAACCTTGCGTGGCAAAACTTATCTGCTAATACATAGCAATCTATTGGATGCTGTTGTAGGAGCTTTTCGTTTGGTGCTTTCGAGGtctgcgtttttttttttttaggtctGATGTTTCGAAGACTTATTTTCGAGGTATAGACTCTATGGTTCTGTGTTTTCGATGTCGAAGTATTCGATATTTCCAACTCTGCTATTGCCAACATAATTTGGTATCTTTTATCCTTTTAATAGAGTTGCTCCATTGTTTACGAGCCGAAGCGCTATCACTGATATATTGTTTTGGTCGCTGAGTGTTTTTACTTCTTCGGTCTTTTATGCTGATGTAGCCAAATTCTCCCGCactctttgtttcaatatgCTGTTTTAACTCCCAAGGGATGCATTTTCATACCAAAGGGGTGCAATGGTTAGCAgtaaaacatcaaaaacttGCATGCATGATTTTTTTATGACCTATAAATATGAGCCATAATCACTAAAGCTGCTTTCTTACGACGGCAATTGGACACTTCACTTCCCCACAGACAGGAAACCACGGTCTCATTAGAAGTAAACTTTTTATACGACTCAAGTGACTGCTCTTTGCGTCCTTGCTTAGTTGTTATGGTAACTGGTAGAGAAAAGATTGTTAATTAAGCACATCAATCTTTTCATAGAAGTCAACGAATGTGAAAATGGACAAACCAACCTCTGTTGCAATACACATATAtaaagtaagctatgatcatctcagttatgaacaaaatttaagcaattgcgtgtataaaacagaaaaactcaggacttcaacgggctttgaacccgtgacctcgccttgaagtcctgactttttcaggcttcaaCACGCAATTGCTTTAATTGCGTTTCTAACcacgatgatcatagcttacttgagttCAAAATCCGCAGattaatatgaaatatttcatacataACCTCACATTCATTTCTAACGGCCGGCTCATtggaacccacaaatgaccagctcccaatgtcagtggcttcatatctcagttggttagagcgtcgcagcGGTTTCGCGAGGTCACCGGTTCAAAGCCCATAGAAGTCCTGagtttttcaggcttctacacacaaccgtgtttacatggTGGTGGTATCGTTTAAGGCGGTTCCTCAAAGATTAAAGTTACCgatgattttttttgaaacttttcctAAGTGTTCTCTACCAAGcattgtttcgaaaaaaacaataaaaatgacagGTCACCATTCTCACTTATAATTAAGAGATACGATGGGCCAGTCTTACCCCATCTATGCCTGTACTCGTGCTAATCACGCTTACTATTCATCGCATTCATCGCATTGTTCATCCCATTAAATTTTGCGGTAGCTCGAAACATACTTTATTAAAGTAACAAGTGGGAAAAACAGGTAGAAACGGGACAGGTAGAAAATGTCGAGCATATGGAACAATATCCTATAAAATTTGGGGACAAATCACACAATTCAAAATAACGTGGACGTAAAGCGTTCGTAGAGCTGTTGATTTCGAGGccataatttgcatgttggaGCAACGGTTTTGCGCACGCTTTTGGCTATAGCTTTTTTCCCTCCtaccttttttatttatttatttagtaggatattataattatgtgcaatatttttatgtaaaaaaaatataggtcaCCCTGCTCGTTCAAGAGGAAAGGACCATCTCACCAGTTCAACTATACGTCTGCCCGTTACCGGGAATTCGCACTTCGAGAAAGAAAGGAcggtgtttttgcactttcaacGATTTCAACACTTTCGCTcagctttcttttccttctttgccacaaatttccacctcTTTTTCCCAACTATGCCTTTCCAAAAACGCCCATTTTTCTCGCGTGCGAGCTTTCCGGCAAGGAAATCCGCCATTATATCTTGTTGCCAATTACGTGTTAATATGCGCAGTACaggatgcgcagtgcaatactgaggaatcaccttagaaaaaaaaaaaagaaaaaaaaagaacagaggTTACAGCTACGCTGTAAATGCTCAAATACTTAATCTAAACTactttaaaatgaattcaagaaaTCTAAGGGAATCGTGTGGGATCGCCTCTAAAGCAATGAATTCCTAAATTGTCgtgaaaaaatacaaacaaaacaaaaaaaaaaacaagaacaacaaaaaaaacaaaacaaaacaacgatCCAAATTAAAGGGACTAGCTCCTCATTTCATGATTGTGTTTACAGATGTGGATTAGCGCTTGCTGGGGACACACTCTTGCAGTGCTTACGCAGTGTGCAGCAACACCAAAGGATCATATAACTGCCGCTGTAAGGCAAATTACACTGGCGACGGACAAAACTGCACACGGTTAGGTGAGAATCGACTTATAGCTTTAAGGTTGCGTCCATGATCATTAATGTCAATGACAACGACAGCAACGTCGATTGTGAGAGTAGTTGCGATAATGGTGATAGCGATGACAATAGCATCGATAACAAAAGCATgcaaacaataatgatgacgaaAGGATTGTTCATGATGACTTCTATAACGATGTTGTAGAATAACTAACTATACTAATGATAATGAGAGGGATGTCAACATCGTGGTTAATGTTGACATGACAGGAACGATAACGATCACGACAAGAGGGACAAAGATAACGTCGATACCGTTGATTTACAGGACAACAATAATTACGATGAGAAATAGTGACGCTTTCTGTAAATGATGTTAACCACAACGACGATAATTATGAAAACTATGTTGTCACCGGATTTAGACGAGAAAATTCAGCTTATACCCCAGAAGTGAGACATATTAGACGTCCTATTTGGTTGCGATGCACTCGTCTTAGCGCGGCTCTCATACGGTTACTGACTTACAGGTTGTCCAGAAGGTTGGCAGGTCCACAACCATTCATGTTATTACTGGACTGGTGAACGTTCCTCAAATTTAAATGATGCTCAGGACAAATGCAAGAACATGTCAGCAAATCTCCCCATCATTAAATCAGATTCGTTGAATAACTTTATTCTTACGGTGGGAAGATTATGGGTATGGCTTGGTATGAAGCGGAAAAATGGCAAGATGCTTTGGTTTGACAATACACCAGCAGAGCCATCTGAGGGGGCCCTCTACAGCGCATGGAAATATCGTGAGccaagtaacaaaaaaaatgaggaTTGTGCTTTTCTGGACATTGGAACTGGAGGTTGGAATGACGAGAAATGCGACCATGGCGGCAATGCGGGTCCCTATGTCCTTTGTCAAAAGTAAAAATACATATCATAAATCATGAAATACATatcaaaaatcataaaaatgatttatcaACAAAAATGGACGAGTAAAAAAAGTTTCGTTGCAAACGTTTTTAATTCAACTGCTACAATGACTCTTGGGCAGTTTTAAATATCTCTTTATTccaagtttttaaaatctgCAAATTAGCAAACCGACGATGTCATAAacttaaaagtgaaaaaaaaagatatacaTATCAATCAATTTGTATcggaaatgttttcttttctgcagTAAGACACTTTTAAGTGGGTTCCATAACATGGCCTTTTGATAATGGCCAATAATGCCCCATATTTACGATCTGGCAAGTATCTAAATAGGTTAAGAACACTTTTTCGcgcaatttattatttttttttttaggggggggtagttgttttgttgtttttttgccttgttttgttttgttttttagcaaaaaaattaGTGAAATATTGCAGGAAGGTAAGAGGGGACTGGAAACGAGTGAGCTGTTATAGGAAATGAATTATTTATAAACAGAGAATTAACCAAGAAAGCGCAACGTAGACATTTGATATATGATCGGGCTGTGGATATGACGTTATCAGCTTCACAATTTGCACATTTTAcgaacttttcaaaattagATATCTCTGGAAATGAAAGAGATAATTGAAAACAGGAAACACCATGCATAATCATAAGAAGAATTCTTAATCGTACCtctaaaatttcaaagatcacaaatttgatcatagtagtaCTTTTAAACAGTGCCAAACTCACACCAGAGAGAAATTCGCACTCCTAAATATCTACGGGTGCGCAAATCTTCGTTTTCTAAACCAGACTAGACCATCCTTTCATCGATCACTGTCACTGCTGTGATTATTATCACTACTGTTTTAAGTTTCTTTCTGAGATACGCTACTGTGTTGAGATTTGAACTCTTCGTTGAGAATCTTTACAACTTATTTACTCTTTTAGGCAGGGAATATTTTACCTTTGCATGCTTTAGTAAACACATCTTGTTATTCTCTTCATTTGAGTAGATTTTGCTCTTCTACGCTATTATTAACGGACTTTTGAGCCCCGACCTGACATCCGCTAAGTGCctctttcgtttttgtttagttttctggtgtgtgtgtgtggttgtgtgtgtgtgtgttttccATCCTCGGCTTACTTAGCCGTTGTAATAGCCTATGTTACCATTGGTATAATTTTatcaacaaaattgaaataccTATCACGGCAAAAAAAGTAGCGTTCACCCGCTTACAAAACTATCGGTTAACATTGCAAAATGCGGCATTTTGCGTACATTCGCTTGCTTTTTCCGATTGTAAAATCCG
This window harbors:
- the LOC141860202 gene encoding uncharacterized protein LOC141860202, translating into MEGFAKIWRLTNKMSMMLYVFYLMFMISARQTNGEQCKVYQVSIYGKALHGHTYKTAKVRGLFTCYVLCDRDPVSKSCNFKHTKDICEMNNQTKETKPNDFISDEQSYYIKRTDVDECTAFPNICGANADCHNTDGSYICNCKTGYSGDGKTCSRDVD